TGTTATGGAACtttgacagaagattgatatgcacCCCTCAGAGCGTCGggagttttgtgtcacgtgaccttgCTGGCTAATGCATGATCCGTCTGCATGAAAATAATCAAGATAACATCTTCATTATGAATAtttactatatacatgtatttttatatttttgtatatttctttTGAAGATTGTTAACGATGAATTATCGGAAAGGTGTAAGCTACGTAACCTCTCTGGCAGTTGGGCTCTCCTTTGCATATTTGGTTTACATAGGTTAGTATTAACTATTactttagcaactattttaaactgttgcgatttggtagttcacagcatcttgcgaatggtagtgagctttggcaaattaattgcattgatcatttttcttagcgagtgtgtagaagaattcaaatatcaaagatatacttttataggtcctgtggttcttgagttatgttgcaaagacgtttgaaacaacaacacttttgtaaaacgtacataactcattaacaacaataaatcaagcaagttttcaaagtatatgatttgtagaatgaacgtttgtaaaacatcaaagtgaatattttttaataatataattattgattTAGACCATGataatcgatttttttggctgcttcggccAATAagacctcgtctacccttaactgtTTCAATCATTAACATTAAGGTTAAATTATCGTACACATTTATGCAacgaataattatgaaattgccGTAACGTAAACCCAGGGCCGTCGCCATGGGAGGTGAGACACCCCCTGGCGATCCCTAAAAAAGGGCCTACATTCCGTTCGTAATATAGGTCCTATTGGGCCCCGATATGGGCCTACATTGATGTTGGTCAGGCGCGTTGAGGTGATGTGAACAtagaactaatgattttgcaagatcgacaaaacAAACCCCGGGCTCAGGGCCTCCAAGTTTTGGGGCGCCAAAATTGCCCTGCGCATCTCCCTTTTAAGCcggaaaacaccatttttggggccaaaataggaTAAGATTACAAAATTTGGCGCGCTTCGCCCACACTGGCCTCTTATATAATAAAGTTCACTTTCACTTTcactttgggctaaaatagtttgacattgaaattttTCTTGTACCTAAACAAAAACTTAGTCACTTGAGTGCACTGCACATGTCTTCCTCATGGTGAGtttgaaaaaggtaaatccggccctgaattagactgctctgcattcccccttttttgataaacaattcatacctttccatgcataaaacataatacatctccagtgactgccctgcccagagaaaagagGCATTTTTCTCATGGATGGCCGAGCTGTTGGATCAGCACAGGATtgattttccatggtcagagggaggggatgataaattaaagtggtctactacagtagactagccCTGAATAAGCATAAAACTCATGATGATGAGCTATAcagggactaaattaaccaaaagtaggcctgtgcatcttcctttggaaCGATTACCCACAATTGtcctcaattgtgttcattttaacATTGAAATTACATTTTTCGCGCGTTCACGCGCTTTTGTCtcggtaatgttcttttagtggCAGATCAGCGGGACGATTGGGGAATTTTGccccctggctcggtgactccggtacatcccccttttaattttagaaTTAAAATATATAGCAAATGTTTGCGCGCTATGCGCGCACATTATCGAAATTTCATGCACTCTTCCCCGGTAAAGGAATTATGGGGGCAGCTTGGAAAAACTTGTTGAGTTACAGTGTGGGGTAGGGGTGTCTTCTATCGGAAGAGCCACGGGTGCCAATCATGCGAAGTTGCGAAGGGGCCAGCAAAAGGTAATTCCAGCCATaataccagcaaaatttatttgtCGACAcccccctgagaaaatggtctagcgacggccctgcgtAAACCTCTCGTTAAGTGCCCCCTTACTGACAGCAAAGGCTTTTGAAATCCTGCATAAAATAATGGGAACAGATCGTTATTCTGAAGCCCCATTAGGCCGGCCGTATCGTTGGCCATGCCTATCAGTATTCGAGTGGGCCCGGTCGAGTGGGATTTTTCTTGGTCGACCGGGCTAAATCCGCACGATCGAGCGTCTTAACCAATCACGAAATGAGCCCACTCGGTCGTAATGTTTTCCATTCGGTCAAGATTATCGACTCGTTGAATTTCCATGCGACCGGACTTTTGACCCGCCCACTTGAGAACGTGGAGATTGTGAAAGAGTCACGTGGAAAGAGCATGATAATGCTGTTGTATAGTAGCCACGCCATAACTGTTCTGGGAAATGTTTACACGGGTTGGCTTACGCTGCATAAAATGCTTACGCTGCATAAAATAATGGGAACAAATGTTTATTCTGAAGGACCATTAGGCCgagtgaaaaaaaaccccacaacaTCATACTAGTTACATTGTTTTTCGTACATTACATTTCAGATTTCTGTGCCTTGAGGAATGAATTTCACCGTGTCCCGTGAGTATTGAATGTATATTATTTTTGACGATCAGTAACGGAGCTAAGAGCGCTAGGGCCTATGTCTAGTCCGCCCCATAGTAGTCTTTGATGTCTTTCTAGACGGGCTATCGTAGATAGAGTCCATCTAGACGGACTACCCTGTAGCTGTTGGTACATCGTGTCCTGATTGAAAACCCTTCAATGAAAGCCAGAGTGTTCAGTATGTTGATAAAATAAatgatttgaaaatatgataaaaattcggaatttttttttaaattaagcttTCCCAAcgtaacaaaatgtaaaaaagtactttttgacTAGTTTTTGTTTTCACGTTTTCGAACTGGTCGGTTTATTGTTCGGACGCAAACAACTTGAAACCACAACTTACGTAAATTTGtagcctcatcccctcacttgACTCCaacaaaattaagattttaaCATCTGAAGAAAGCTTATCATACACCATATATCATAAGTTTAGGCCTGAAATATATTGCCTCTAAGCCGTAAGtctataaggctgagttcacggtgcacgttttgcagggcacgcgtatagcttaaatcgagggAATCGTGcgcgttcgattttagtgcagcgtacatactgtcctaattttaaaactaaaccatggTTATGTGGGTAGTAGGccctaatgggttttttttaatagatgcactatctaattctgcacatttatGACATCAATTGAATGCaacgtgacctcaagaagtaaagatacaagcatttgattagacgaatgttcagttttaaaattgacaaactgacctatacaCGCCTGATCGAAtagcgtatagcgaataccgtatacagaatactcctatgtgaactcagcctaatagGCCAATGTCCTAACTTGTGCATACATTGTTGTTATTTCTTCTACAGTTCAGCAACAATTCCATATAAAGTTGTGACCACAAGACCTACAGCCATGATCACAAACACTACGGGAAGCATTACAGGCTCCATGACAAGACATTGTAAGCCCGTGCAACGGATTGTTTATCTAAAAGTTCACAAAACCGGGAGTGGAACAACCGCATCAATTCTAGACCGGTATGGATTCAAGCATAATTTGACGTTTGCCGTACCAAACAAACCTGCAACCATCGGTCGACCTCTGTCCAACCATACATACAAGTTTGATTCAATGATTCGTTGCTATGGACAGTTTGATATGCTGACTAATCACATGGTCTATAACAAAAAAGACGTGGATAAATTTATACCAAATGCAGTTTACATCGCCAGTTTACGGGAGCCAGTCTcccattttgagtcatttttttaCCAAAGGAAAATTGCAAAACAATTGGAAATTCCGGCAGGCGTTAAAGATCCGATTAAAGCGTTTTTTATGCAAAAGCCTTTTAAGTCTCATTTCGATCCAAAATTTCGTCCAAACCATGATGGTTTTCGTCCAAACCATCAATTACGCTATCTTGACATAAGCGAAAGTGAAATTAAGGACAGTAACTTTGCACGTATATTTAAAAGGTTGGATTCGGACATCCACCTTTTTATTATTATGGAGTATTATCTGGAATCTTTGGTTCTTCTAAAGAATCTTTTGTGCTGGGATATAGATGATGTTGTCTACGTACCGCAACATGTTAGGATAAACTCTAGCCGACAAGTAGAAATCTCTGAATCTATTAgaagtaaaattgaaaattacaaCTCTGCTGATATGAAGCTTTATGATTATTACAATAGAACGCTATGGTCAAGAATTGAAGGCACCGATCAAGATGTGTTTTGGCGGGACGTTAGAGAGTTACAAAAAAGGGTAGCAGCAATACAGAAAATGTGTGTTAACAGTACTGGATTGCATAAAAATGGAAGATGGGTTGAAAACTATGCCCCTACTGATAACCATTATTGTGATAATTATGTGCGACATGAAGGGCGCGATGGATATATCaaattgaagaaagaaagaattgtcAAACTTGTAAAAGAGTGTAAAAATTAGATGAGCGCGGATAGTCTTAAGAGAGTCAAAA
Above is a window of Amphiura filiformis chromosome 7, Afil_fr2py, whole genome shotgun sequence DNA encoding:
- the LOC140156651 gene encoding galactosylceramide sulfotransferase-like isoform X1; this translates as MNYRKGVSYVTSLAVGLSFAYLVYIDFCALRNEFHRVPSATIPYKVVTTRPTAMITNTTGSITGSMTRHCKPVQRIVYLKVHKTGSGTTASILDRYGFKHNLTFAVPNKPATIGRPLSNHTYKFDSMIRCYGQFDMLTNHMVYNKKDVDKFIPNAVYIASLREPVSHFESFFYQRKIAKQLEIPAGVKDPIKAFFMQKPFKSHFDPKFRPNHDGFRPNHQLRYLDISESEIKDSNFARIFKRLDSDIHLFIIMEYYLESLVLLKNLLCWDIDDVVYVPQHVRINSSRQVEISESIRSKIENYNSADMKLYDYYNRTLWSRIEGTDQDVFWRDVRELQKRVAAIQKMCVNSTGLHKNGRWVENYAPTDNHYCDNYVRHEGRDGYIKLKKERIVKLVKECKN